Genomic segment of Arachis stenosperma cultivar V10309 chromosome 4, arast.V10309.gnm1.PFL2, whole genome shotgun sequence:
CTTCTAATTCATCTTCATCAACAGAACCTATGAACATCCCTGACTGGTCAAAAATTTATGGTAAGAGTAAGAGCAAGAAAAAAGGGTATGATTATTATGATGATGaaaatggtgatgatgatggtgatggtgatgatgatatgGTTCCACCACATGAATGGATAGCAAGGAGACTAGCAAGGACTCAGATCTCATCATTTTCAATGTGTGAAGGAATGGGAAGAACACTCAAAGGAAGAGATCTTAGCAAAGTCAGGAATGCCATTTTGACCAAAACTGGCTTTATTGAGTAGCAGATTAAATCATAATGattcttattaattattagtattattatgGAATATTGTGTAATGTGCTATGGAACTTAGAAAAATAGACTACTTCTGGCTTGTTAAATTTAATGGACAAAGAGGGGGATTATTAATTGTTTGTAGTAAATTAAAGGAGCATTGTCAGATTCTCAAGTTTTGTATGGGTTTTTGGTATATTTAATATTAGGCCAAATGAAATGAAGAGTTTAATTTGTTACTTAGCTTATATATCATTTACTTGtctttcagtttttttttttttctttggtcaATAGGTTGCTGCATGTACAAGGCGAGATTTAAACTCTCAACACTTATTTAAACGGACTAGTGAACTAATAACTGTACCAACTCAACTTAGTTTGTCTTTCAGTCTTTTATATCTGATTTTCTACATCTATGACCATCATTGCTTAATgctttataaaaattaaaaaaaaaaactcaaatgaTGAAACATGTCATGGGCCACCAATATGTTAAAAAAGTATAAGAGGATCATGCGCTACTCTCTGCAGTCATTCTCTTACGGACAATCTGCTGGCTCCCCTTGCAATTGCCATTTCCACTAGCATTTTTTTCAGACTTATGAAAaagtattttgatttttttaattaatgtaaatttccttaaaaattaaatgaatttcAACTAAAAAGTCTTCTCAACAATGATTttcttaaatttaaattcatcGTAAAGTAGAGTTAAACGCCTTGAATTTTAGCTCAAGCATTTTGGCTCTACTTTCAAatagatgatttttttttctagcatttaaaaaaataaactttttttttttggtttttccaGGCTGTGTAAACTGATTGGCCCCTGcttgttttatttaattaatttcacaAAGCTCCTGGAAAACACagaaaattttctttttgtactttttaagttttttttgtCAATTTCATACTATATTGGGCCTTAGGCCCATTTCACTGTACCGTTTGGATGATCAAGGCATGTTCCAAGTTTAGTTTCAAATTTTCCATACCGTTATACTAAGATGTACTTAATGTAAGAAGCTTCAAACTGTTTAGAACTTTTGTCAACAACAGAAACCATGCTATCATGTGACTTATTACTTATTAGTCCTGAAAATTAATTGAAGATAGTAGAATCATGGCTTGGGAACCAAGTTGGGTTGGTCTAGTGATTAGCTCACTAGTtcgcttaagcaagtgtcgggggttcgggttcgaatcccgccttgtgcatgcagtaACCCATTGGCCAACGGCAAACCCTTAAATAGAGCTCAGTACCGCGACAGATTAGTCCTTAACCTGTCGGGTTGGAGGATACCgtgagaaattaaaaaaaaaaaatcatggcTTGGGATTTGGGGTCTAAGGTCAAAATGTAAAAACGTGCAACCATACAAATTGAAGATTTAGATTCCATATGTCTCTTGAGGGGCACGTGCACGTTCTTGTTctaattagtttagtttagttaaTCTCCGAATATAGGTGCATCTTATTCCGTACTTAAGTTGTAGGGAACGGGAAAACGTCAGGTTGAGTTTGATTCTGACAATAAGACAATATACTAATAACCACATATAAAAATAGAaacataaatattattatttttatattttattaaataataaattaaaataaatttaatttatttttattttttatttaaaaaatttaaaatatatatataataataataaatataattataaaaaattaataaaaataataaaaaatataataattagtttttatattttttattaaaataaatataaaatatattaatttaatatctttagatataattttttttattaaatataattttatgtcttaatattttatgtttgtaAACAAACGTAGCCTAAAGGCTCTCCAATGTTACCGTCCTTGGAGAGGTATCTATGATCTATCTACCTATTGAAGGCAAAGTCATTTTCTATGCAATTAACGTGACACGccctctttccctttttcttttccattcaTTCATATGAACCATTCCCTTTTTCCtgcttttttgtttatttttgctGGAAACTGAAGGACGCTGTTTGCATTGATGAGAAGCATGAGAAAAAATAGAAAGCGTCAAGCACGTATGTAGGGTTGTAACAACACACCTTGCACGTTAACGTTAATTATTGATTGCACCTTACATATAAGGTTcctacatatataatatatagtgTCCAATTCAACTATATATATGCAAGCCAATCAGCGTTTGCACCACTTGCAAACTCACAAATTCCAACCACAAATGGTAGGCTACGAAATTTTCTGTGTTTGCTAGAGATACGTTGATGTCTCCTAGCTTATTTATCAAATTGATGAACCTGATCTATTGCCGTTTATAAGGCTTCGTTTATTTATAGATATAGGACACTGAGATCGAATACAAAGACACAAAATTGTGTTTGACAGAAGAGACATGAATAGAGACAATGTGTTTAAAGACACtcaattagtgtattttgtgtccatcctGACGGGAAGAACACAGAAACACTAACAAGAgatacaacttattttttatttttttttattattcttgttaattttttataattatattttttattattatattttttatctcaaattttttgaataaaaaaaattagattttcataatttattctaattttgtgtctttatccTTTATGTCTTGTTTTTAATGTCCTGtcttatcttattttcaaaaacaaacgcagcctaaagtactaattaataataataataataacaataataataataataataataatataaccaTGACTACTAACATTATTCGTATTTTATTTACTTATATAATTTATggttaatttaaattttatttaaaaatttattattgtcTAATTAATTGCTATCTACACAAAAACGTTATTTAAATTTctgatatttatttaaattaatgaaTGAGCTGATTATTTGACCAGATTAAACTGGTTAGTTAGTACTTAATTAGAGTTTCTAAACCTAACAATGTGCAGGTATGAAGAAAGTTTCTTAGACAAGACTTGTGTCTTTTTGGAAAGTCTGCAGTGCAGATGGATTTAGTTATCACTAGTTGCGGTAGATATCTTGAATATCACCAAAATATTAAGTAATGTTATACAACATGCTCACGTTGAAACAATAATAGTTATCGGTTATAGAACCATTTATACTTTGTAGCAcgctataataataatatcaaaattGAGTACTAAATCAACTCAGAATTTTCTTTATAACTTTATGATCTACatacaataatttttaatttgcatGCAGTAGAGCAGCTAGTGCAGGTCTTGAACAGAACAGAGGAAGGAGCTAAACCACTTTGTGATTGAAACTTTTCTTTTAGCTTATTATTAACTGAATGTAACTTGTAAGTGCTTTTCATCTGAATTCTGTTCATTTTCCTTGATTATGCTCGTCTGAATTTGATGACAGTATTATTCTATTATTATAAAACAAACT
This window contains:
- the LOC130974474 gene encoding protein S40-4-like, yielding MADFGEEEQVWNKEKDHHHHQDSAGSRTMMMRVSKDSSSSAWPIPAAPRKIPRANTTLTPSCYDDAKVVKLEGSSSNSSSSTEPMNIPDWSKIYGKSKSKKKGYDYYDDENGDDDGDGDDDMVPPHEWIARRLARTQISSFSMCEGMGRTLKGRDLSKVRNAILTKTGFIE